The Tolypothrix sp. PCC 7712 region AACTAGCCATCTACCAAAACTATTTCCCACAATCACTAGTTTTTGGAAGAATCATACTTATGAGAAGCATTTTATTTATTACTTCAGTTACAAATTTACGGTTACTAATTAATAAAGTAAAAAATATAACAAATTTACGACTCTTAGAAAACAACTGGTGTAGTCCAAGATTGTTATTTAGCGGTTACTACCAACCTGTAAAGGAAAAGGCAGCTGTATGAGAAAGTGGATGCGCGCGATCGCAATAGCTATCATTACGGCGCTACTAACGATCAACCTCAGTGGAGATTATAGACTAGGAATACAGCCTGCGCCTGCCCAAACTAGTACGAACCCAATTGTCGTTGAGAACAATTCAGACGGTAATCCCAAATCTGAATGGGATATTACAGGCGCTGGTAGTTCTAACATTCAAGGTTTTACTGCTGATATCAGTTATAACCTAGGTGATATAGTCAACTTCAAGATTAAAACTAGCACCAATGCTACTAACTACCGCCTTGATATTTATCGTATGGGTTACTACCGTGGGAATGGTGCCCGTAAAGTAGCCACTGTAAATCCTACTACACAGCAGATTTCTGATGCTAAAAGTCAACCTGCTTGTCTGACAAACTCTAGCACTGCACTATATGATTGTGGAAACTGGAAGCAATCTGGAGCTTGGAATATCCCAGCAAACGCCACCTCAGGAATTTATTTTGCCAAGGCGGTAATTACAAGTGGATCGGGTGGAGTAACTGGTGGAGCCAGTCATATTTTCTTCATTGTTCGGGATGACTCAAGTACATCTGATATTCTCTTCCAAACTTCTGATACTACTTGGCAAGCATATAACACTTACGGTGGAGCAAGTCTTTATACTGGTGGGCCAGGCCCCAAAGGTGGTGCTTATAAAGTAAGTTATAACCGTCCGTTCAATACTCGTTCTGTTGATAGCGGTCAGGACTGGGTATTTAATGCTGAATACCCGATGGTGCGTTGGTTAGAGGCTAATGGTTACAATGTTAGCTATTTTACTGGTGTAGATAGCGATCGCTATGGTGATTTGATCAAAAACCATAAGCTGTTCCTATCAGTAGGTCATGACGAGTATTGGTCAAAGCAGCAACGGGCAAAAGTGGAAGCAGCAAGGGATGCAGGTGTAAATCTGGCATTCTTTAGTGGCAATGAAGTCTACTGGAAAACCCGTTGGGAAAATAGTATTGATAGCTCAGGTACGCCCTACCGCACACTGGTTTGTTACAAGGAAACTCACGCTGGCGCAAAAATCGATCCAACACCAGAGTGGACAGGTACTTGGCGTGACCCTCGTTTTAGTCCACCTTCCGATGGCGGTCGTCCAGAAAATCCTTTGACTGGCACGTTATTTACGGTCAATGATGGAGCAACTACAGCTATTCAAGTACCAGCAGCAGACAGCAAGATGCGTTTCTGGCGCAATACAACTATTGCTAACCTGTCAGCTGGAAGTACTGCCACATTGCCTAATGGTACTTTGGGTTACGAATGGGACGAAGATATCGATAACGGTTTTCGGGCTGCTGGCGCGATTCAGATGTCAACAACCACTGTAAATAATGCCCCTGTCCTTACAGACTACGGCTCAAATTTTGGATCTGGTACAGCTATCCATCACTTGATGCTGTACAAATATAAAGGCAGCACTGGTAACAATGCCTTAGTGTTTGGTGCCGGAACAGTCCAGTGGCCCTGGGGGCTGGATGCAAATCATGATCGCACTGTTACACCAACAGATGTGCGGATGCAGCAAGCAACTGTTAACTTGTTTGCTGATATGGGCGTACAACCAGCAACGCTCCAATCTGGTCTAGTGCAAGCTTTTGCTTCAGCTGATATCCTAATTCCCACGTCCACAATTACTTCTCCCACCAATGGCGCATCTGTAGCCAGTAATACTTCAATCACCATCAGTGGTACAGCATCTGATTTTGGTGGCGGTGTCGTCGGTGGTGTAGAAGTATCAGTTGATGGCGGGACAACATGGCATCCAGCAAATGGTCGCGCTAGTTGGAGTTACAGTTGGCAACCTGCAACTGATGGCACATACACCATTAAAAGCCGTGCTATTGATGATAGCGGTAATATTCAAACACCAGAAACACAGATTACTATAACAGTCGCAGCTAGATGTAGCACAAATAAACTCTGTAGCACTATTTGGGATAGTAGCGCTACACCAATTGTGCTGACAGATTCCGAAACTAAAGCAGTAGAACTAGGGGTAAAATTCCGCTCTCAAGTAAGTGGTAATGTTACTGGTATTCGCTTCTATAAAGGGCCGCAAAATACTGGTACACATGTGGGTACTCTATGGAATAGCAGTGGAACCCAACTAGCAAGGGCAACTTTTACCAACGAATCGGCTTCTGGTTGGCAGCAAGTTAATTTCTCTAATCCAGTAGCAATTACGGCAAACACTACTTATGTAGCTTCCTATCATACTAATGTTGGAAGTTATTCCATTAACGAAGGATACTTTGCCAATTCC contains the following coding sequences:
- a CDS encoding DUF4082 domain-containing protein translates to MRKWMRAIAIAIITALLTINLSGDYRLGIQPAPAQTSTNPIVVENNSDGNPKSEWDITGAGSSNIQGFTADISYNLGDIVNFKIKTSTNATNYRLDIYRMGYYRGNGARKVATVNPTTQQISDAKSQPACLTNSSTALYDCGNWKQSGAWNIPANATSGIYFAKAVITSGSGGVTGGASHIFFIVRDDSSTSDILFQTSDTTWQAYNTYGGASLYTGGPGPKGGAYKVSYNRPFNTRSVDSGQDWVFNAEYPMVRWLEANGYNVSYFTGVDSDRYGDLIKNHKLFLSVGHDEYWSKQQRAKVEAARDAGVNLAFFSGNEVYWKTRWENSIDSSGTPYRTLVCYKETHAGAKIDPTPEWTGTWRDPRFSPPSDGGRPENPLTGTLFTVNDGATTAIQVPAADSKMRFWRNTTIANLSAGSTATLPNGTLGYEWDEDIDNGFRAAGAIQMSTTTVNNAPVLTDYGSNFGSGTAIHHLMLYKYKGSTGNNALVFGAGTVQWPWGLDANHDRTVTPTDVRMQQATVNLFADMGVQPATLQSGLVQAFASADILIPTSTITSPTNGASVASNTSITISGTASDFGGGVVGGVEVSVDGGTTWHPANGRASWSYSWQPATDGTYTIKSRAIDDSGNIQTPETQITITVAARCSTNKLCSTIWDSSATPIVLTDSETKAVELGVKFRSQVSGNVTGIRFYKGPQNTGTHVGTLWNSSGTQLARATFTNESASGWQQVNFSNPVAITANTTYVASYHTNVGSYSINEGYFANSGVDSYPLYALRNGESGGNGIYAYNANPTFPSSTYNSSNYWVDVVFTTSTVADTTPPTVTATTPSNGATNVSTATTVTATFNEAIDPATINTNTFELRSPNSLVAATVTYNSANSNATLTPSAALAANTTYTVTVKGGTTDPRVKDQAGNALAANSSWSFTTAAADTTPPTVTAATPSNGATNVSTATTVTATFSEAIDPATIIGNTFELRNQANNTLVTVTVTYDAASRTATLTPSSPLATSTTYTATVKGGTTDPRVKDIAGNSLAQNFTWSFTTSATSIISIWDNSATPAIITDPDNSPVELGVKFRSSVNGYIKGIRFYKSPQNTNTHVGTLWSSTGTQLAQVTFTSETASGWQQANFATPVAITANTTYVASYHTNVGKYSVTENFFTSGVDKSPLRALSSSESGGNGVYTYNANPAFPTNSYAASNYWVDVLFSTNP